In one window of Thalassotalea agarivorans DNA:
- a CDS encoding sulfatase: MKVLINSMMTIVLVMLGWISINSVYAADTNEAKNKPNILFVAFDDLRPLIGAYGEAEPKTPNIDAFAHDAVRFDRAYVNYPLCNPSRAAMLTGIRFDNNHDNFKDNKHPKLIVKQTTWPRILKDNGYWTATRGKLYHGNVPSSEKHTWHVAGEFWPKSRFKDGGPEIQQRIVDIGGREDQIKDYLKKGSGPGALMYASVDGPDDLLNDGKVAKDVVDMIKHRRDKSKPFMIAAGFSRPHMPWVAPKRYFDMYPADAGKIADFPEGAKQQFDAQTYKSKTRNGLWNEGVDDETAQKLIRGYMASTSFADAQMGKIINALKEEGLYEDTIIIVWGDHGYHLTDHGLWRKNTPFNISLRSPLLIKAPGIKPGDVVEQVVQNIDLYPTIMELTGISAPESIVYHGNSLVPLLADSSSSWTNLVHTSSAKGSYGVVTDKYRFTVYADGRKALYNLETDPHEWNNLAQDKAYQPLIKDFEIKMQSVVWNSAK, encoded by the coding sequence ATGAAAGTTTTAATTAATTCAATGATGACTATTGTGCTGGTTATGCTGGGCTGGATAAGCATCAACAGTGTTTATGCTGCAGACACTAATGAAGCGAAGAACAAACCTAATATCTTGTTTGTGGCGTTTGATGATTTAAGGCCTCTGATTGGCGCATACGGTGAGGCAGAGCCCAAAACACCTAATATTGATGCATTTGCTCACGACGCCGTGCGTTTTGATCGTGCCTATGTTAATTATCCGCTTTGCAACCCTTCAAGGGCTGCGATGCTGACCGGAATTCGCTTTGACAATAATCACGACAATTTCAAAGACAATAAGCACCCTAAGCTCATTGTTAAGCAAACGACCTGGCCACGTATTTTGAAGGACAATGGTTATTGGACTGCTACTCGCGGCAAGCTATACCACGGCAACGTGCCGTCATCTGAGAAACACACATGGCATGTGGCTGGCGAATTTTGGCCAAAAAGTCGATTCAAAGATGGTGGTCCAGAAATTCAACAACGTATTGTTGATATAGGAGGGCGTGAAGACCAAATCAAAGACTATCTTAAAAAGGGCTCTGGTCCCGGTGCATTAATGTACGCTTCTGTTGATGGCCCTGATGATTTGCTTAACGATGGTAAAGTAGCTAAAGATGTTGTTGATATGATCAAACATCGCCGCGACAAATCTAAACCTTTTATGATTGCCGCTGGCTTCTCTCGTCCGCATATGCCATGGGTGGCACCAAAACGATATTTTGATATGTATCCAGCCGATGCGGGAAAGATTGCCGATTTTCCTGAAGGTGCAAAACAACAGTTTGATGCGCAAACATATAAAAGTAAAACGCGAAACGGCTTATGGAATGAAGGTGTCGATGATGAAACTGCACAAAAGCTGATACGCGGTTATATGGCGAGTACGTCGTTCGCAGATGCCCAAATGGGTAAAATTATCAATGCGTTAAAAGAAGAAGGCCTATACGAAGATACCATTATCATTGTTTGGGGCGATCATGGTTATCATCTAACCGACCATGGTTTGTGGCGTAAAAACACGCCTTTTAATATATCACTTCGAAGCCCACTATTAATTAAAGCACCTGGAATCAAACCAGGCGATGTCGTGGAGCAAGTTGTACAAAATATCGATTTGTACCCCACCATAATGGAGTTAACAGGGATATCAGCGCCTGAATCGATTGTCTATCACGGTAATAGCCTTGTGCCATTGTTAGCCGATAGCTCAAGCAGTTGGACCAACCTTGTTCATACCAGTAGCGCCAAAGGAAGTTACGGTGTTGTGACAGACAAGTACCGTTTCACAGTATACGCTGATGGTCGTAAAGCGCTTTATAACCTCGAAACAGATCCTCATGAGTGGAATAACCTTGCACAAGACAAAGCTTATCAGCCATTGATCAAAGACTTTGAAATCAAGATGCAAAGTGTTGTTTGGAATTCAGCAAAATAG